The following are from one region of the Silene latifolia isolate original U9 population chromosome 9, ASM4854445v1, whole genome shotgun sequence genome:
- the LOC141601053 gene encoding uncharacterized protein LOC141601053: MVASVGDKVLLKVSPMLGVMRFGKRGKLSQKFIIPYEILDRVGEVAYRLALPPTLDRVHNVFHVSQLRKYISDPSHMLEVETVKLDEALTNVEVPKEILDRKVRKTRNGETMLLKVLWSNPNVEEATWVPEEAMKEHYPHLFYQGILFTF, translated from the exons atggtcgcatcagtaGGTGACAAAGTTCTTTTGAAGGTGTCACCTATGCTTGGTGTAATGCGATTTGGCAAGCGAGGCAAGTTGAGCCAAAAGTTTATAatcccttatgagattttggatagaGTGGGTGAAGTAGCTTATAGACTAGCTTTGCCACCAACTTTAGATCGCGTTCATAATGTATTTCATGTGTCACAACTccggaagtacattagtgacccgtCTCACATGCTAGAGGTGGAGACAGTCAAGCTAGATGAAGCACTCACTAATGTTGAGGTGCCTAAGGAAATATTAGACCGCAAGGTGCGCAAGACGAGGAATGGTGAGACTATGCTACTTAAGGTATTATGGTCTAATCCTAATGTAGAAGAAGCCACATGGGTGCCAGAAGAGGCAATGAAGGAGCATTATCCgcaccttttttatcag GGTATTTTGTTCACCTTTTAA